A single region of the Novipirellula aureliae genome encodes:
- a CDS encoding excinuclease ABC subunit UvrC yields the protein MTDLDQPDDEGTNAQGGATQLGFAHAAVKVKTFPQVPGVYLMKDDAQRVIYVGKAKNLRSRAGSYFLKTAAEDPRTSSWIGEIADIEFVECDTEVDALLMESRLIKDIQPKHNKDLKDDKTFPYLMITTREEFPRVEVTREPRDKGVKLYGPFPSAGSLRGAIQVLQRIFKFRTCTLDISESDERWKWFRPCLLASINQCTAPCNFRISKEDYRRDIRRLQTFLEGGKKRLLKEMQDEMMAASKSLDFERAAVLRDEIKMLEKLEDRGELDTHVQPEVFYVDPQKGVAGLRKVLGLSKLPRVIEGMDIAHLGGGETVASLVQFIDGLPFKPGYRRFRIQDVDGIDDFRSLYEVVSRRFRRLSDEGDSFPDILLIDGGKGQLNAAMAAFRDQEITPPTVISLAKRDEEIFRPGESEPIRLSKTAYALRLLQYVRDESHRFAQHYHHLLRSKSTFDR from the coding sequence ATGACCGATTTGGACCAACCTGACGACGAAGGCACGAACGCCCAAGGCGGAGCCACGCAATTGGGGTTTGCCCATGCCGCGGTGAAGGTAAAAACGTTTCCACAAGTACCAGGTGTCTATCTGATGAAAGATGATGCTCAGCGGGTAATCTATGTGGGGAAAGCGAAGAATCTTCGCAGTCGTGCGGGCAGCTACTTTCTAAAAACTGCCGCCGAGGATCCGCGGACATCGTCTTGGATCGGCGAAATTGCGGACATCGAATTTGTCGAGTGCGATACCGAAGTCGATGCTTTGCTGATGGAATCGCGGTTAATCAAAGACATCCAACCGAAGCACAATAAGGATCTGAAAGACGATAAAACCTTCCCCTATCTGATGATTACGACTCGCGAGGAATTTCCTCGTGTCGAGGTCACACGTGAACCACGCGACAAAGGGGTCAAGTTATACGGTCCGTTTCCGAGTGCTGGTTCGCTACGAGGAGCGATCCAGGTATTGCAGCGGATCTTTAAATTTCGCACTTGTACGCTTGATATCAGTGAATCGGATGAACGTTGGAAATGGTTTCGTCCCTGCTTATTGGCTAGCATCAACCAGTGTACGGCGCCCTGCAATTTCCGTATTAGTAAAGAAGACTATCGCCGTGACATTCGGCGATTGCAAACGTTCTTGGAGGGAGGTAAGAAACGGCTGCTCAAGGAGATGCAGGATGAAATGATGGCCGCCAGTAAATCGCTTGATTTCGAACGGGCGGCGGTATTGCGCGACGAGATCAAGATGCTTGAGAAATTAGAAGATCGTGGGGAACTCGACACGCACGTTCAACCGGAGGTTTTTTATGTCGATCCACAGAAAGGGGTCGCGGGTCTCCGCAAAGTCTTAGGGTTGTCAAAGTTGCCGCGGGTGATTGAGGGGATGGATATCGCGCATCTCGGTGGCGGCGAGACGGTTGCCAGTTTGGTTCAGTTTATCGACGGACTACCATTCAAGCCTGGCTATCGGCGGTTTCGGATTCAAGATGTCGATGGGATTGACGATTTCCGTAGTCTGTACGAGGTCGTTTCGCGGCGGTTTCGGCGGTTGTCAGACGAGGGCGATTCGTTTCCTGATATTTTATTGATCGATGGTGGGAAAGGGCAGTTGAATGCGGCAATGGCGGCATTCCGGGATCAAGAAATCACGCCACCTACCGTTATTTCACTGGCAAAACGCGATGAAGAAATCTTTCGGCCGGGTGAGTCGGAACCGATTCGGCTTAGTAAAACAGCGTATGCACTTCGCTTATTGCAATACGTCCGCGATGAGTCACATCGCTTTGCCCAGCATTATCATCATCTTCTGCGATCCAAATCGACGTTCGATCGCTAG
- the hflX gene encoding GTPase HflX: protein MREQHQLRDDSPERSILARLILPDQTVETDPLEELHGLAVTAGTEVVDELIQRRSHPESSTFLGKGKVEELRLMVERHDADMVIFDNVLSPAQIRNLERATKAKVLDRTEVILDIFAAGARTYESRLAIELAQLEYSMPRLKRMWTHLSRQAMGVGMRGPGEKQLEVDRRLAQKRIFDLKQELGKIERRREQQVSARKEAPTVSLVGYTNAGKSTLMNALTEANVFAKDKLFATLDTRTRRWQLPGWGVVLLSDTVGFIRDLPHSLVASFKSTLEETRQADLLLHVADASSPVVFDQITAVYNVLKELGIEEKNTLLVLNKIDAIQSAAVLTRVLDRYPNAIPVSAISKKGLVQLQEAVGEALGREFYDIEVDVHPGDGKLLSYLEAKGEVLSREYGDETTTFHLRIPAGAMGPVHRDAVEIRPLPGSYHALQRSADHSEADVETESEFDPTSEVA, encoded by the coding sequence GTGCGAGAACAACACCAACTTCGAGATGATTCGCCGGAGCGAAGCATCTTGGCTCGACTGATTCTGCCTGACCAAACGGTCGAGACGGATCCGCTTGAGGAACTGCATGGATTGGCGGTCACCGCCGGGACCGAAGTGGTCGATGAATTGATTCAAAGACGCTCTCACCCTGAATCTTCTACTTTTTTGGGCAAAGGAAAAGTCGAAGAGCTTCGCTTGATGGTCGAACGGCACGATGCGGATATGGTGATCTTTGACAACGTCTTGTCGCCTGCACAGATTCGCAACCTCGAACGGGCTACCAAAGCGAAGGTGCTTGACCGCACCGAAGTGATTTTGGACATCTTTGCTGCGGGGGCACGGACCTATGAATCGCGTTTAGCGATTGAACTTGCCCAGCTTGAGTATTCGATGCCACGGTTAAAACGTATGTGGACTCACTTGTCACGCCAAGCGATGGGCGTTGGGATGCGTGGTCCAGGTGAAAAGCAATTGGAAGTTGACCGCCGCTTGGCTCAAAAAAGAATCTTTGATTTGAAGCAGGAACTTGGCAAGATCGAGCGACGTCGCGAACAACAGGTTTCAGCACGCAAAGAAGCCCCGACGGTTTCCTTGGTCGGTTATACGAACGCCGGGAAAAGTACGCTGATGAACGCGTTGACCGAAGCCAACGTCTTCGCAAAAGACAAGTTATTTGCAACGCTCGATACGCGAACTCGTCGCTGGCAATTGCCCGGGTGGGGCGTTGTCCTGCTGAGCGATACCGTTGGTTTCATTCGTGACTTGCCCCACTCGTTGGTTGCCAGTTTTAAATCGACCCTTGAAGAAACTCGCCAAGCGGACCTGCTCTTGCACGTAGCCGACGCCAGTAGTCCGGTGGTGTTTGATCAGATCACTGCGGTCTACAACGTCTTGAAAGAGTTGGGGATTGAAGAGAAGAACACGCTTTTGGTGCTCAATAAAATCGATGCGATTCAAAGTGCCGCCGTGCTCACTCGCGTGCTAGACCGCTATCCAAATGCGATCCCGGTAAGTGCAATAAGTAAAAAGGGATTGGTCCAATTACAAGAGGCGGTAGGCGAAGCTCTAGGTCGCGAATTTTACGACATTGAAGTGGACGTGCATCCTGGCGATGGGAAATTGCTGTCCTATCTCGAGGCAAAGGGCGAGGTTTTGTCGCGTGAGTATGGCGATGAAACGACAACGTTCCATCTGCGAATACCTGCGGGTGCGATGGGGCCGGTTCATCGCGACGCAGTGGAGATCCGTCCGTTGCCCGGTTCCTACCATGCTCTCCAGCGTTCAGCAGATCATTCGGAAGCCGACGTCGAAACCGAGAGCGAGTTCGATCCAACCAGCGAAGTAGCCTAA
- a CDS encoding SDR family NAD(P)-dependent oxidoreductase → MRWKAKDAVAIVTGASSGIGRCLCQRLLDRGCNVVGVARRKDRLLTLEKQHQETGDPNNTSQFVPLVGDITDSAVREKIVSAASEIHDGRVDLLVNNAGIGAIGPFADSSPDRLRRIMEVNFFAPAELIRLTVPLLRRGNHSVICNISSVLGHCAVPDKSEYCASKFAMHGLSDSLRAELAADGIQVTLVSPSTTESEFFDSLIDTEEGQTSKSVGSWTPDRVARATLSAIEHRRSEVICSLGGKALVYADRLSPPLMNRILSK, encoded by the coding sequence ATGCGTTGGAAAGCAAAGGATGCGGTTGCGATTGTTACCGGCGCAAGCAGTGGGATTGGGAGATGTTTGTGCCAGCGACTGCTCGATCGAGGATGCAATGTGGTGGGCGTGGCGCGTCGTAAAGATCGATTGCTTACGCTCGAAAAACAACATCAAGAAACAGGCGATCCGAATAACACGTCGCAGTTCGTGCCTCTCGTCGGTGATATAACCGACTCAGCCGTTCGTGAGAAAATTGTATCGGCGGCGAGCGAGATCCATGATGGCCGAGTCGATTTGCTCGTCAATAACGCCGGCATCGGAGCGATTGGGCCGTTCGCCGATTCCTCTCCCGATCGGCTTCGTCGAATCATGGAGGTTAACTTCTTTGCACCTGCGGAACTGATTCGTTTGACGGTGCCATTGCTGCGTCGTGGAAATCATTCGGTGATCTGCAATATCAGTAGTGTCCTTGGTCACTGCGCCGTGCCCGATAAGAGCGAGTATTGTGCAAGCAAGTTTGCGATGCATGGGCTAAGTGATTCCCTTAGGGCGGAATTGGCCGCCGATGGGATCCAGGTAACCCTGGTGAGTCCTAGTACGACCGAGAGCGAGTTTTTTGATTCGCTTATTGATACCGAAGAGGGCCAGACATCAAAGAGTGTTGGAAGTTGGACACCCGACCGTGTAGCCAGAGCAACGTTATCAGCGATCGAACATCGCCGCAGCGAAGTCATTTGCAGCCTCGGAGGCAAAGCACTCGTTTACGCCGACCGCTTGTCACCCCCTCTCATGAATCGCATCTTGTCGAAGTGA
- a CDS encoding endonuclease/exonuclease/phosphatase family protein has product MAFDRYLTLTYKAPHSMRYLFLFSIACLLGTMLPAIVMAQTNEVVYLDGEVSEWQPSDVLANDPAGDTEGIIDLAAVSVRMNGCVMFVRLKTHEPVGLQSGRPEEGTLRMIVKMPTARKLTIDFRNRSATLSGSDSESTLAWADLDFVCLPTFASNDFEMRIDLGRLGVEPNDELTIGFDGSDSLDGILSISVPQRAMATTREPFIAERSPGCIRIASMNTLHQGTCDPERSASIRRLFVFANADVYCFNEEWDESGFRQGAPGVIPNASQDTSYHWQNGCGIATKFELTPIPLSLYRGAAALIQFPNGERIVVISIHFDCCGSSGSKEDRLRVYEAEHVLAQIARIRTGEFGEQAKDAGVVLLGDYNLVGSRKPLDILNQGGLQDIMLRSPVDGSAVTWRAISPRESFWPGRLDYVTVDTSRLQTVGGFLIHSDEFSSVDQNAANMVTASDHAMMVVDLEEG; this is encoded by the coding sequence ATGGCCTTCGACCGTTACCTGACGCTAACCTACAAGGCACCTCATTCAATGCGTTACCTTTTTCTATTTTCCATCGCTTGTTTACTCGGAACGATGCTGCCGGCGATAGTGATGGCCCAAACGAATGAAGTCGTTTATCTCGACGGTGAAGTGAGCGAATGGCAACCGTCAGACGTGCTCGCAAACGATCCGGCCGGAGATACGGAAGGGATCATCGATTTGGCTGCTGTGTCAGTACGGATGAATGGCTGCGTGATGTTTGTTCGGCTGAAAACTCATGAACCCGTTGGGTTGCAATCTGGTAGACCCGAAGAGGGAACGCTGCGAATGATTGTCAAAATGCCAACAGCTCGGAAATTGACGATCGATTTCCGCAATCGTTCAGCCACCCTTTCGGGATCGGATTCTGAATCCACATTAGCGTGGGCCGATTTGGATTTTGTCTGTCTGCCAACCTTTGCATCGAATGACTTTGAAATGCGCATCGATCTTGGTAGGTTAGGCGTCGAACCAAACGATGAATTAACGATAGGCTTTGATGGTTCCGATTCTCTTGATGGTATCCTTTCTATTTCGGTGCCCCAGAGAGCGATGGCGACGACTCGAGAGCCATTCATCGCCGAACGCTCACCGGGATGCATTCGAATTGCCAGTATGAACACGTTGCATCAAGGCACTTGTGACCCAGAACGGTCGGCATCGATTCGTCGACTGTTCGTGTTTGCAAACGCGGATGTCTATTGTTTCAACGAGGAATGGGACGAGTCCGGATTCCGCCAAGGAGCTCCGGGCGTCATCCCCAACGCTAGTCAAGATACGAGTTATCACTGGCAAAACGGATGCGGGATTGCAACCAAATTTGAGCTTACACCGATTCCCCTGTCGCTCTATCGCGGTGCCGCAGCACTCATTCAATTTCCGAACGGCGAGCGAATTGTGGTGATATCAATCCACTTCGATTGCTGTGGATCGAGTGGCAGTAAAGAGGATCGGCTTCGAGTTTATGAGGCTGAGCATGTGCTTGCTCAAATAGCCAGAATACGAACCGGTGAATTTGGCGAGCAGGCAAAGGACGCAGGAGTCGTGCTGCTTGGCGACTACAACTTGGTTGGCTCGCGAAAACCACTGGACATTCTCAACCAGGGTGGCTTGCAGGACATCATGCTCCGTTCGCCCGTCGATGGTTCGGCGGTGACCTGGCGAGCCATTTCGCCACGTGAATCGTTTTGGCCGGGACGACTTGACTACGTCACGGTAGACACCTCGCGATTGCAAACCGTTGGCGGTTTCCTCATTCATTCAGACGAGTTTTCGTCAGTTGATCAAAACGCAGCAAACATGGTGACGGCTAGCGACCATGCGATGATGGTGGTTGATTTAGAAGAAGGCTAA
- a CDS encoding endonuclease/exonuclease/phosphatase family protein translates to MLLVYTSRLLEISFRKPFAFFPFAFVALGLITPCYAQSVANAVRSPGFKLEQQVQRGLNANLFMQTSAEYRAACIQAYQCASQRLRQQLKSKNTQTDKLAVVMDLDETVIDNAGFQTHLFQSGLAYDQRLFDQWEQQGGNEVELIPAAKEFILAARSLGVTVFFISNRNDCFREQTKRTLDRLGIPIKDDRELKLSTTTSDKTERRAEVIQDGFEVLLNIGDNLRDFDELFKTPLLNNDSTIAETTAAIEHRKLAVDQARSQWGRNWIVLPNPAYGEWMKPLNRGLRDLQQLKHAKPKLGVAFWNVENLFDTEDDPNVEGDEEFTSTGPKKWTQDRYQIKLKNLATIIARMDDHQGPDILGLSEVENSVVLEHLIETLTSIGRNYKIVHQDSPSGRGIDCAIIYDSDVVDLKDSKFHFVDAGTTRDIVEATFTRNGQDLTVFVNHWPARSHEASFRIAAGITLRKRIDELLNVDALADIIAMGDFNDHPEDESIRTALGATTDLNEIRGGTLFNTMFALESINPPGTYVYNNQWETLDQIFVSPGMLIPNGVSWVLGSTRPVVLTPNQLYDPLGDAIPRPSRSFSGNSFHETGYSDHLPVVSSVYWAKD, encoded by the coding sequence ATGTTGTTGGTCTACACAAGTCGGCTCCTCGAAATCAGTTTCAGGAAGCCGTTCGCATTCTTCCCGTTTGCGTTTGTCGCTCTCGGTCTGATCACCCCCTGCTACGCGCAATCGGTGGCAAATGCCGTACGATCGCCTGGGTTCAAATTGGAACAGCAGGTTCAGAGGGGTTTGAATGCAAATCTCTTTATGCAAACCTCCGCGGAATATCGCGCCGCTTGTATTCAGGCTTATCAATGTGCCTCTCAACGTTTGCGTCAACAACTCAAGTCGAAAAACACCCAAACTGACAAGCTGGCGGTGGTGATGGATCTGGACGAGACCGTCATCGATAACGCTGGTTTTCAGACGCATCTCTTTCAATCAGGACTTGCGTATGACCAACGACTGTTCGATCAGTGGGAACAACAAGGGGGCAACGAAGTCGAACTAATTCCAGCTGCAAAGGAGTTCATTCTCGCTGCCCGCTCGCTCGGCGTGACGGTGTTCTTTATCAGTAATCGCAACGACTGCTTTCGCGAACAGACGAAACGAACACTCGACCGGTTGGGAATTCCAATCAAGGACGACCGAGAATTGAAACTGAGTACCACAACGAGCGACAAAACCGAACGTCGAGCTGAGGTAATTCAAGATGGCTTTGAAGTTCTCTTGAACATCGGTGACAACCTGAGAGATTTCGACGAATTGTTCAAGACGCCGCTGCTGAACAACGATTCAACAATTGCGGAGACAACGGCGGCAATTGAACATCGAAAGCTCGCCGTGGACCAAGCTCGATCTCAATGGGGAAGGAATTGGATTGTGTTGCCCAATCCGGCCTACGGTGAATGGATGAAGCCACTCAACCGTGGACTTCGCGACCTACAGCAATTGAAGCACGCCAAGCCAAAACTGGGGGTCGCTTTTTGGAACGTCGAAAACTTGTTTGATACCGAGGATGATCCAAACGTCGAAGGGGATGAGGAGTTCACCTCGACAGGACCGAAGAAATGGACACAGGACCGATATCAGATCAAACTAAAAAATCTTGCTACGATCATCGCTCGAATGGACGACCATCAAGGCCCTGACATACTAGGCCTATCCGAGGTTGAGAATTCTGTCGTTTTGGAGCATCTCATTGAAACTTTAACGTCGATCGGCCGGAACTACAAAATCGTGCATCAGGATTCGCCGAGCGGTCGCGGCATTGATTGTGCAATCATTTATGATTCAGACGTTGTTGACTTGAAAGATTCAAAGTTTCATTTCGTCGACGCTGGAACGACACGAGACATTGTCGAAGCAACGTTCACCCGAAACGGACAAGATTTGACTGTTTTTGTCAACCATTGGCCCGCGCGTAGTCACGAAGCTTCGTTCCGAATCGCCGCCGGCATCACGCTGCGAAAACGCATCGACGAGTTGTTGAATGTAGATGCTTTGGCTGACATCATCGCGATGGGCGATTTCAATGATCATCCCGAAGACGAATCGATTCGCACTGCTTTAGGAGCGACCACAGATCTAAACGAGATCCGTGGCGGGACCCTCTTCAATACGATGTTTGCCTTGGAATCAATCAATCCCCCTGGAACCTACGTTTACAACAATCAATGGGAAACACTCGACCAAATCTTTGTTTCGCCGGGAATGCTCATTCCCAACGGAGTCTCTTGGGTTTTGGGATCGACTCGGCCTGTCGTTTTAACACCCAACCAACTGTACGATCCACTCGGCGACGCCATCCCCAGGCCGAGTCGCTCGTTCTCAGGCAATTCGTTTCATGAAACCGGTTATTCGGATCATTTACCCGTAGTCAGTTCCGTGTATTGGGCCAAAGATTAG
- a CDS encoding lamin tail domain-containing protein yields the protein MRVCLSLAFAALCTLPTFGANLIISEVVDGTLSGGLPKFVELTNTGTTAIDLSLYSIGNQNNSNTELGAGSLALTGTLAASDSYVISYEYSDELGDGTFFTTYGFDPDFFDTGAFINGDDRIVLFEGLADGTDPVDGTGATIVDIYGYDGVDGSGETWEYTDGYAIRNASVTTSSGIFTESEWTFGGVDSLEGADDAAKIALLLANTTPGTHVTSPVPAPSSLMGLASLGLIGLNRLRRRGRKAMR from the coding sequence ATGCGTGTTTGTTTAAGTCTCGCGTTTGCCGCGTTGTGCACACTGCCAACGTTCGGTGCAAACCTAATCATTTCCGAAGTGGTGGATGGCACCTTATCGGGAGGGCTCCCCAAGTTCGTCGAATTGACCAACACGGGAACCACAGCGATCGATTTGTCGCTGTACAGTATTGGCAACCAAAATAATTCCAATACCGAATTGGGAGCGGGCTCGTTGGCTCTAACCGGAACGCTTGCCGCAAGCGATTCGTACGTGATCAGTTATGAGTACAGCGATGAACTTGGGGACGGAACGTTCTTTACGACCTACGGCTTCGACCCCGACTTCTTTGATACCGGGGCGTTCATTAACGGCGATGATCGAATCGTTCTGTTCGAAGGATTGGCTGACGGCACCGACCCGGTCGACGGAACCGGTGCAACCATCGTCGACATCTATGGATACGATGGTGTCGACGGCAGTGGCGAAACATGGGAATACACCGACGGTTATGCCATTCGGAACGCGAGTGTAACGACTAGCAGCGGCATCTTTACCGAATCCGAATGGACATTCGGCGGAGTGGACTCACTTGAGGGCGCAGACGACGCGGCTAAGATCGCACTCCTCTTGGCTAATACGACCCCAGGAACCCATGTCACTTCGCCCGTCCCAGCTCCGAGCTCTCTGATGGGATTGGCTTCGCTCGGTCTGATTGGCCTAAACCGGCTTCGACGTCGTGGCCGCAAAGCAATGCGATAG
- a CDS encoding carboxypeptidase-like regulatory domain-containing protein, with the protein MFHLKSISGLLVIACCSIAVFGCSSEPAKGVVTGVVTKNGKPLDGVLVSFMPDSLKGTDAKMSRATTDDQGHYRLVYTGSGREEGAAAGWHRVTIEDLASENYRGSGPPPAPRVSPIYMDPSATPFSIEVKPGEQEIDLDVKSNR; encoded by the coding sequence ATGTTTCACTTAAAATCGATATCCGGGTTGCTTGTCATCGCCTGCTGTTCGATAGCCGTTTTCGGTTGTAGCAGCGAGCCCGCCAAAGGTGTCGTCACAGGGGTGGTGACGAAAAACGGAAAGCCGCTTGACGGCGTTCTCGTATCGTTCATGCCAGACTCGCTGAAAGGGACGGATGCCAAGATGTCGCGGGCCACGACGGACGACCAAGGACACTATCGGCTCGTCTATACGGGCAGCGGAAGGGAAGAGGGAGCCGCGGCTGGCTGGCATCGAGTGACGATCGAGGATCTTGCATCGGAGAATTACCGCGGCAGTGGTCCGCCGCCCGCACCGCGAGTCTCACCGATATACATGGACCCTTCGGCTACCCCCTTTTCGATCGAAGTCAAACCGGGCGAACAAGAAATCGACTTGGATGTCAAATCAAATCGGTAG
- a CDS encoding DUF1559 family PulG-like putative transporter, producing the protein MKRKAFTLVELLVVIAIIGVLVGLLLPAVQSAREAARRMQCQNNMKQIALATHNFESTYKHLPPGLTTFVHKNTKTGAPINWYGNSVFAYILPFIEAQSIHEMWDWSETFEAAVQNTRDPADIRSKSTDAASAQMVSTFLCPSDITENGRPIELDYSVMGYSTGFFGQTSYIANGGTHSTYFRDADMQSDGVFSMTGEDSQPETFQRFLRDGEPPSKFASIIDGTSQTLLFGERFHYDPIFDNQLYDSPTKFSRYPIHKWSAWGWTGGGNGTTHLFGSTRVPINYMTSESDGQNYSSVNFRMSAYGSGHSGGANFAFSDGSVRFLTESVNMVLFRALSTKHGNEVIQYEE; encoded by the coding sequence ATGAAGCGCAAAGCGTTTACGTTGGTCGAATTGCTGGTGGTCATCGCGATCATCGGCGTGTTAGTCGGCCTATTATTGCCAGCCGTTCAATCAGCTCGTGAAGCCGCCCGGCGGATGCAATGCCAAAACAACATGAAGCAGATTGCCTTGGCAACCCACAATTTTGAAAGCACCTACAAGCATCTTCCGCCAGGCTTGACGACATTTGTCCACAAGAACACAAAAACAGGTGCACCCATCAATTGGTATGGAAACAGCGTTTTCGCCTACATCTTGCCGTTCATCGAAGCGCAAAGTATTCATGAAATGTGGGATTGGTCCGAAACCTTTGAAGCGGCGGTCCAAAACACTCGTGATCCTGCCGATATTCGCTCGAAATCGACGGATGCAGCTTCGGCGCAAATGGTAAGCACGTTTTTGTGCCCGTCGGACATTACCGAGAACGGTAGGCCAATCGAACTCGATTATTCGGTGATGGGATACTCAACCGGTTTTTTCGGCCAGACCAGCTACATCGCAAACGGAGGCACGCATTCCACCTACTTTCGAGACGCTGACATGCAGTCCGATGGCGTCTTTTCCATGACCGGTGAAGACTCTCAGCCGGAAACGTTCCAGCGATTTCTCCGCGATGGTGAACCGCCTTCAAAATTTGCTTCCATCATCGATGGTACGAGCCAAACGCTACTGTTTGGTGAACGGTTCCACTACGACCCAATTTTCGATAACCAACTGTACGACAGCCCTACTAAGTTCAGCCGCTACCCAATCCATAAATGGTCGGCATGGGGATGGACCGGCGGTGGTAACGGAACGACTCATTTGTTTGGAAGCACGCGTGTTCCCATTAACTACATGACATCCGAAAGTGATGGTCAAAATTATTCGTCGGTGAATTTCCGTATGTCGGCTTATGGAAGCGGGCACTCGGGCGGTGCCAACTTTGCGTTTTCCGATGGCAGTGTCCGATTCCTTACCGAGAGTGTCAACATGGTTTTGTTCCGCGCCCTGAGTACCAAGCACGGGAACGAAGTCATCCAATACGAAGAGTAA
- a CDS encoding SapC family protein, whose product MTKQQMIYDQVVPVSKERHGSLGVDTSFGYEFARGVRTVPIVAAEIPQAAREYAVVFAPTGNGNDVAPMAILSVREGEDLHLSNDGEWTARYIPAFLRRYPFVFANAGTANNFTLCIDESWGGCNRDGSGENLFDENGERTEFLNQLVQFNQDFQRSSQMTELFCSQLRELDLLDAKQAKLTSPEGTETRLTGFFIVDREKLKTLPGDKLEKLSRNGMLELLYAHLLSLHNLGVSTKSTQNLVTANS is encoded by the coding sequence ATGACGAAGCAACAGATGATCTATGACCAAGTCGTACCGGTATCGAAGGAGCGGCACGGATCGCTAGGCGTGGATACCAGTTTTGGATACGAGTTCGCTCGGGGCGTACGCACCGTGCCAATCGTTGCCGCTGAAATCCCGCAGGCCGCACGTGAGTACGCTGTCGTGTTCGCTCCGACAGGCAATGGAAATGATGTCGCCCCGATGGCGATTCTCAGCGTTCGAGAAGGTGAAGACTTGCATCTGTCCAACGATGGTGAATGGACCGCCAGATACATTCCAGCGTTCTTACGACGTTACCCATTCGTATTCGCGAATGCGGGTACTGCGAACAATTTCACGCTCTGTATTGATGAGAGTTGGGGTGGCTGCAATCGGGATGGATCCGGAGAGAATCTGTTTGACGAGAACGGCGAGCGCACCGAGTTTCTGAATCAATTGGTTCAGTTCAATCAAGACTTTCAACGCAGTTCGCAAATGACAGAACTCTTTTGCAGTCAATTGCGAGAACTCGACCTTTTGGATGCGAAGCAGGCGAAATTAACCTCACCCGAAGGCACAGAAACTCGTCTGACCGGTTTCTTTATTGTGGATCGCGAGAAACTGAAGACACTTCCGGGTGACAAACTCGAAAAGTTGTCTCGCAACGGCATGCTCGAACTACTGTACGCACACCTTCTTTCTCTCCACAACTTAGGCGTTAGCACAAAATCGACTCAGAATCTAGTCACTGCAAACAGCTAG